The following is a genomic window from Burkholderiaceae bacterium.
CCTGCTCGTCATCCTGACCGACCAGCGCGGGCTGTACACGGCCGACCCACGGCGCGACCCCAAGGCCGAGTTCGTGCACGAGGCGCGCGCGGGCGACCCGGCCCTGGAGCGCATGGCCGGCGGCGCCGGCTCGGGCATCGGCACCGGCGGCATGCTGACCAAGATCGTGGCGGCGCGGCGCGCGGCGGGCTCGGGCGCCTCCACCGTGATCGCCTGGGGGCGCGAACCCGATGCGCTGCTGCGCCTGGCGGCGGGCGAGAACATCGGCACCCTGCTGGTGGCGCCCACGCACAAGACGCAGGCGCGCAAGCAGTGGATCGCCGACCACCTGCAGCTGCGCGGCTCCATCACGGTGGACGAGGGTGCGGCCGCCAAGCTGCGCCGCGAGGGCAAGAGCCTGCTGCCCATCGGCATGACGCAGGCGGAAGGCGATTTTTCGCGCGGCGACGTGATCGCCATCCGCGACGGCGCCGGCCGCGAACTGGCGCGCGGCCTGGCCAACTATTCAAGCAGCGAGGCGCGCCTGCTGTGCCGCCGGCCGTCCCGCGACATCGAAAAGCTGCTGGGCTACAGCGGCGGGCCCGAGATGGTGCACCGGGACAACCTGGTGCTGACGCAGCCGGGCGCCGGCGCCGATCAGTAGTAGAGCACCTGGTCGCCGGTCTTCAGCGCGCGCACGATCTCGGCCACCGAATGGCGTACGGTCGTGCCGTTGCACAGGCCGCCGCGCGCCAGCTGGTAGGGGTGGCGCACCATCACGGTGTTTTGCCCCATCATGGGCTTCCACGCGCTTTCGGTGCTGGGGGTCCAGGGGCTGCCCTGCACCTGGCGGGCGTAGACGCGGTATTCGGCCGTGGCGCAGCGGATGCCTTCGTAGGTGGCGTTGACGGCCGAGCTGCCGCGCGTCACCACCACGTAGCGCACGATGCCGGTCTGTACGTTGACGCTGATGGTGGCCGGGTCGACCCCCATCTTCACCGTCGAGGTGCGCGGCATCTCGATCTCGATCAGGTGGTCCAGGCTGTAGCTGGGCGGGGGCGGCGGGGCGTCTTCCTTCCAGTCGGCGCGCTCGAGCTCGACGGTTTGCGCGCCGGCGGCCGCGGCCAGCGCCAGCAGCGCGGCGCCGGCCAGCGTCCGCGCCAGGGTGCCCATGCGTGTCATGAACCGCTCCGGGGCAGGAGGGGCGAGCGCAGGCCGCCGCTCAGGCTGGCGCCAGGGGGCAGCTCGATGCCGCCCGGCGCCGTGTCGGGCCCGCTGTGGGCGATGGGCGCCGGCACGGCAGGGACGTCGCCGCGCTCGCGCATGCGGGCGCCGCCGCGCAGGTAGCGGTTGCGTTGCTCGGGGCGCGGCAGGAAGCGCGCCAGCTCGGTCAGCGCCAGCTCGTACACGCCGCGCTTGAACTCGACCACCACGTCCAGCGGCACCCAGTAGTCGTTCCAGCGCCAGGCGTCGAACTCGGGGTGGTTGGTGGCGCGCAGGTTCAGCTGCCAGTCCTGCGCCACCAGCTGCAGCAGGTACCAGATCTGCTTCTGGCCCTTGTAATGGCCGCGCGCGTCGCGGCGGATGAACCGGTCGGGCACCTCGTAGCGCAACCAGTCACGGGTTCGGGCCACGATGCGCACATGCTCCGGCAGCAGGCCCACTTCCTCGTGCAGTTCGCGGAACATGGCCTGCTCGGGCGATTCGCCCCGATCGATGCCGCCCTGCGGAAACTGCCAGGAGTGGGTGCGGATGCGCTTGCCCCAAAATACCTGATTTTTCTGGTTGAGCAAGACGATGCCGACGTTCGGGCGAAAGCCTTCCCGGTCAAGCATAATCAAACCTCAAATTCAATAAGTTGTGACCATTATGCACGGCATGAAACGCTGGGCAAGTGGGCACAAACCCCCTGTGCGGCGCCCCGCGGGCGCCGGGTGTCCATGAAAGCCTCCCAGTTCCTGATTTCCACCCTCAAAGAGGCGCCCGCCGATGCCGAAGTGGTCAGCCACCGGCTGATGATGCGCGCCGGCATGATCAAGCGCCTGTCGGCCGGCATCTACACCTACATGCCCATGGGCCTGCGCGTGATCCGCAAGGTCGAGGCCATCGTGCGCGAGGAGATGAACCGCGCCGGCGCCATCGAATGCACCATGCCCGTGATCCAGCCGGCCGAGCTGTGGAACGAGAGCGGGCGCTTCGAGAAAATGGGCCCCGAGCTGATGCGCGTGAAGGACCGCCACGAGCGCGACTACGTGGTGCAGCCCACCAGCGAGGAGGCGGTGACCGACATCGCGCGCCAGGAGTTCAAGAGCTACAAGCAGTTGCCCAAGAACCTGTACCAGATCCAGACCAAGTTCCGCGACGAGCGCCGCCCGCGCTTCGGCCTGATGCGCGGGCGCGAGTTCATCATGAAGGACGCCTACAGCTTCGACCGCGACGAGGCCGGCGCCAAGCGCAGCTACCAGGTGATGGCCAAGGCCTACCGCGCCATCTTCGACCGCTTTGGCCTGAGCTACCGCGCCGTGGCGGCCGACTCGGGCGCCATCGGGGGCGATTTAAGCGAGGAGTTCCAGGTCATCGCCGCCACCGGTGAGGACGCCATCGTGTATGCCACCGGCAGCGACTACGCGGCCAACCTGGAAAAGGCCGAGGCGGCTGCGCCGCAAGGCCCACGCCCCGCGCCCGCGCAGGCCCTGGTCAAGATGCCGACGCCCGGCAAGAGCACCTGCGCCAACGTGGCCGCGCTGTTGAATCTGCCGTTGACGCAGACGGTGAAATCGCTGGTGCTGGCCACCGACACGCTGGACGAGCAGGGTGTCGTCACCCAGTCGCAGGTGTGGCTGCTGCTGCTGCGCGGCGACCACGACATGAACGAAGTCAAGGTGAGCAAGGTGCCGGGGCTGGACGCCGGTTTCCGCTTTGCCAGCCTGCCCGAGATCGAGGCGCACTTCGGCTCCAGGCCCGGCTACCTGGGCCCCATCGGCCTGAAAAAGCCGGTCAAGGTGGTGGCCGACCGCGAGGTGGCGCTGATGGCCGACTGGGTGTGCGGCGCCAACGCCGAGGACTTTCACTTCACCGGCACCAACTGGGGACGCGATCTGCCCGAGCCGGACGTGGTGGCCGACATCCGCAACGTGGTGGCGGGCGACGCCGCGCCCGACGGCCGTGGGCAACTGGCGATCGAGCGCGGCATCGAGATCGGCCACGTGTTCTACCTGGGCACCAAGTACAGCCGCGCGATGAACGCCACCTTCCTGGACGAGGACGGCAAGCCCAAGCCCTTCGAGATGGGCTGCTACGGCATCGGCGTCACGCGCCTGCCCGCCGCGGCCATCGAGCAGAACCACGACGAGCGCGGCATCATCTGGCCCGACGCCATCGCCCCCTTCACCGTGGTCATCTGCCCGGTGGGCATGGACCGCAGCGAGGCCGTCAAGGCCGCCGCCGAGGCGCTCTACGCCGATCTGCGGGCCGCGGGCGTGGACGTGATCCTGGACGACCGCGGCGAGCGCCCCGGCGCCATGTTTGCCGACTGGGAGCTGATCGGCGTGCCGCACCGCGTGACCATTGGCGACAAGGGCCTGAAGGACGGCCAGCTCGAATACCAGCACCGCCGCGACACGGCGGCCACGCGGGTGCCGCTGGCCGACATCGCCGCCTTCGTGAAGGGCCGTCTGGCCGGGTGACGATGCCCGCCCGAAGCCGCCGCGCCCTGCTGCGCACCCTGCTGGCGCTGCCCGGCGGCGCGCTGCTGGGGCCACGCGGCGCCCAGGCCGGCGGACAGCTGGAGGAGCCCCTGGCCGACGCCGTGCGCACGGCGCTGAGCGCGGCCATCGCCAACGACGCGCCGCCGGTGCCGGTGTTCGACAACACCGAGGCGCGGCTGGCCTACCTGCGCTGGCTCTCGCACATGAGCGACCGGCTGTACGGGCGCATGAAGGACTTCGACACGCGCATCGGGTTCCTGCAGACCCTGTGGTACGAGACCCACCGCGCCGGGCTGGACACCTCGCTGGTGCTGGGCCTGGTGCAGGTCGAGAGCGCGTTTCGCAAATACGCCGTCTCCAGCGTGGGCGCGCGCGGCTACATGCAGGTCATGCCCTTCTGGAGCCGGGTGATCGGCGACGGCGATCCGGGCAAGCTGTTTCACATGCAGACCAACCTGCGCTTCGGCTGCGTCATCCTGCGCCACTACCTGGACCGCGAGCAGGGCAACCTGTACCTGGCGCTGGGGCGCTACAACGGCTCGCGTGGGCAGGCGCCGTATCCGAATGCGGTGTTCGGGGCGCAAAAAAACTGGCATTTCGACCGCCAGCCGGCGTCGATCATGCCCAGCAAGCTATAAAAACAGTAGTCAATCGCCCGCTGCAACGTGGGGCGCCGGCGCCTCGCGCGTGACCAGCACCTGGTCGATGCGGTGGTTGTCCACGTCCATCACCTCGAAGCGGTGCCCGTCCCACGTCAGCCGGTCGGTGCGGCGCGGCACGCGGCGCAGCATCACCATCAGGAAGCCGGCCAGGGTGTCGTACTCGCCCATGTGCGGCGGCTCGTTCAGCTCGAGCGCGCGCAGCACGTCGGACATCGGCGTCAGGCCGTCGATCAGCCAACTGCCGTCCTCGCGCCGCACGATCATCTCCTCGTCCTCCTGCGTCACCAGCTCGCCCATCACCGTGCTCATCACGTCGTTGAGCGTGACCAGGCCCACCACCGTGCTGTATTCGTTGACGATCAGCGCAAAGTCCTCGCGCTGCTGGCGAAACTGGTGCAGCACCTCCGACAGGCTCAGGCGGTCGGGCACCACCACCAGCTTGTGCAGCAGGGTGTCGTCGGTCAGGCGGATCGGCTGGCCGTTGAGCACGCGCTGGAACAGCTCCTTGGCGTCCACGTAGCCGAGGGTCTGGTCCAGCTCGCCGCGGCACACCGGGTAGGTCGAGTAGGGCTCGGCGGCGATGCGCGCGCGCACCACCTCGGCGGGGTCGTCGTGGTGCAGCCAGGCGATGCGGTCGCGCGGCGTCATGGCGCTGCTGACGGCACGCGTCTCCAGCTCCAGCAGGTTCTCGATCACCTGCTGCTCGGGGCGGTCGATGGCGCCGGCCTGCGTGCCGGCCTCGGCCAGCGCCAGGATGTCGTCGGGCGTGATGCGCTCGTCGCGCCGCAGCGGCAGGCCCAGGGCGCGCATCAGCGCGTCGGTGCAGCGCGCGTACAGCCACACCAGCGGCCGCAGCGCCAGCCGCACCGCGTGCATGGGGCCGATCAGGGCCATGGCCACGCGCTCGGGCTCGGCCATGCCCAGGCGCTTGGGCAGCAGGTCGGCAAACACGACGAACATCGAGGTCACCACCAGCACCGACGCGGCAAAGGCCACGTCGCCCGCCAGCTCCACCGGCAGCCACAGCGCCAGCAGGCGCGCCAGCGGCGGGCCGAACAGGCCCTCGCCCACGATGCCGCCCAGAATGGCCACCGCGTTGACGCCGATCTGCACCGTGGTGAAATAGTCGCCCGGCTGCTCCTGCACCTGCAGCACGCGCAGCGCCCGCGCGTTGCCCGCGTCGGCCAGCGAGCGCAGCCGCAGCCGGCGCGAGGCCGCCAGCGCGATCTCGGCCAGCGCGAAAAAGGCGCTGACCACGATCAGCAGCACAATCAGCAGCAGGCTCTGCGTGAAGCTCATGAGGGCAGGGACGATGGGGAGTTGGCTGCCCCGCGCAGGATGCGGCGGGCACGCCGGGCCAGTGTAGGGGCAATCGCGCGCCAGGCAGGCCGTTCGGGGTGGCGTGAGGGGCTGACTATAATTTTTTCGGGGGTGCGGCCGCGCCGGGGTTCCGGGGCGCCGCCCCTTTCCATAACTGCTGACGAGCGAGGTTCGTGATGTATGAGGTGCTGATCCGCGAGGCGGCCGTGCGTTTTGGCCTGGGTGACAAGGCGCTGCCGGTGCTGCAGATGCTGCTGGCCTACATGACGGCCAAAGACAGCGGGGGGCTGGTTGGCTTTCTCGAAAAATTCAAGGCTGCCGGGCTGGGGCCGGTCATCCAGTCCTGGCTGGGCGGCGGGCCCAGCGCCCAGCCGATCGGCAACAGCCAGCTCGAGACGGTGCTGGGCTCCAGCGGCGGCCTGCTGTCGCTGATCAGCGGCAAGCTGGAACTGGGGCGCGACAACGTGACCTCGGCCCTGGGCTACCTGCTGCCGGCCCTGGTGGGCAAACTCACGCCGGGTGGCAGCATGCCCTCCAGCCTGCCGCCCGAGGTGCAGAGCCTGGCCGAGGCCGGTCAGCAGCTGCTGGCGGCGCCGGCCCCGGCGGAGCTGACCTCCGGCGGCATCGGCGGCGGCCTGCTCAGCTGGCTGCCCTGGGTGGTGGTGGTGCTGGCCGCGCTGTTTGGCCTGAGCTACTGCGGCAAGGACAAGGGCAGCGCCACCCCGCCGGCGGCCTCCGCGCCGGCATCGGCGCCCGCCGAGGCGGCACCCGCAGCGCCGGCAGCGGCACCGGCCGCGTCCGAGCCAGCCTCACCCGCTTCCGAAGGAGCGGTGCCGGCGGCGGCAGCACCTGCTGCATCCGAGCCCGAGACGCCCGCATCGGCGGTGGTCTCGGGCGACACGCGCGCCTGAGGCGGCGCGGCGGCCATGAAAAACGGACGCCTCAGGCGTCCGTTTTGCTTTTGGGCTCAGCGAGAGGGTGGTGTCAGGCGGCGTTGGCGCCCACCAGCTGCTGCAGCTCGCCCGACTCGTACATCTCCATCATGATGTCGGCGCCACCGATGAATTCGCCCTTGACGTAGAGCTGGGGAATGGTGGGCCAGCGGCTGTAGTCCTTGATGCCCTGGCGGATGGCTTCGTCCTCCAGCACGTTCACGGTGGTGAGCGCGCCGGTGTCGACGCCGACGGCCTTCAGGATCTGGACGG
Proteins encoded in this region:
- a CDS encoding glutamate 5-kinase — protein: MIQESSAQVLRQARRIVVKVGSSLVTNEGRGLDAAAIGEWCRQLALLERGAGGQAPRELVMVSSGAIAEGMKRLGWAKRPREVNELQAAAAVGQMGLAQMYETKLSEQGLRSAQVLLTHADLADRERYLNARSTLMTLLQHQVLPVINENDTVVTDEIKVGDNDTLGALVANLIEADLLVILTDQRGLYTADPRRDPKAEFVHEARAGDPALERMAGGAGSGIGTGGMLTKIVAARRAAGSGASTVIAWGREPDALLRLAAGENIGTLLVAPTHKTQARKQWIADHLQLRGSITVDEGAAAKLRREGKSLLPIGMTQAEGDFSRGDVIAIRDGAGRELARGLANYSSSEARLLCRRPSRDIEKLLGYSGGPEMVHRDNLVLTQPGAGADQ
- a CDS encoding proline--tRNA ligase, whose translation is MKASQFLISTLKEAPADAEVVSHRLMMRAGMIKRLSAGIYTYMPMGLRVIRKVEAIVREEMNRAGAIECTMPVIQPAELWNESGRFEKMGPELMRVKDRHERDYVVQPTSEEAVTDIARQEFKSYKQLPKNLYQIQTKFRDERRPRFGLMRGREFIMKDAYSFDRDEAGAKRSYQVMAKAYRAIFDRFGLSYRAVAADSGAIGGDLSEEFQVIAATGEDAIVYATGSDYAANLEKAEAAAPQGPRPAPAQALVKMPTPGKSTCANVAALLNLPLTQTVKSLVLATDTLDEQGVVTQSQVWLLLLRGDHDMNEVKVSKVPGLDAGFRFASLPEIEAHFGSRPGYLGPIGLKKPVKVVADREVALMADWVCGANAEDFHFTGTNWGRDLPEPDVVADIRNVVAGDAAPDGRGQLAIERGIEIGHVFYLGTKYSRAMNATFLDEDGKPKPFEMGCYGIGVTRLPAAAIEQNHDERGIIWPDAIAPFTVVICPVGMDRSEAVKAAAEALYADLRAAGVDVILDDRGERPGAMFADWELIGVPHRVTIGDKGLKDGQLEYQHRRDTAATRVPLADIAAFVKGRLAG
- a CDS encoding lytic transglycosylase domain-containing protein, which produces MPARSRRALLRTLLALPGGALLGPRGAQAGGQLEEPLADAVRTALSAAIANDAPPVPVFDNTEARLAYLRWLSHMSDRLYGRMKDFDTRIGFLQTLWYETHRAGLDTSLVLGLVQVESAFRKYAVSSVGARGYMQVMPFWSRVIGDGDPGKLFHMQTNLRFGCVILRHYLDREQGNLYLALGRYNGSRGQAPYPNAVFGAQKNWHFDRQPASIMPSKL
- a CDS encoding HlyC/CorC family transporter — protein: MSFTQSLLLIVLLIVVSAFFALAEIALAASRRLRLRSLADAGNARALRVLQVQEQPGDYFTTVQIGVNAVAILGGIVGEGLFGPPLARLLALWLPVELAGDVAFAASVLVVTSMFVVFADLLPKRLGMAEPERVAMALIGPMHAVRLALRPLVWLYARCTDALMRALGLPLRRDERITPDDILALAEAGTQAGAIDRPEQQVIENLLELETRAVSSAMTPRDRIAWLHHDDPAEVVRARIAAEPYSTYPVCRGELDQTLGYVDAKELFQRVLNGQPIRLTDDTLLHKLVVVPDRLSLSEVLHQFRQQREDFALIVNEYSTVVGLVTLNDVMSTVMGELVTQEDEEMIVRREDGSWLIDGLTPMSDVLRALELNEPPHMGEYDTLAGFLMVMLRRVPRRTDRLTWDGHRFEVMDVDNHRIDQVLVTREAPAPHVAAGD
- a CDS encoding DUF937 domain-containing protein: MYEVLIREAAVRFGLGDKALPVLQMLLAYMTAKDSGGLVGFLEKFKAAGLGPVIQSWLGGGPSAQPIGNSQLETVLGSSGGLLSLISGKLELGRDNVTSALGYLLPALVGKLTPGGSMPSSLPPEVQSLAEAGQQLLAAPAPAELTSGGIGGGLLSWLPWVVVVLAALFGLSYCGKDKGSATPPAASAPASAPAEAAPAAPAAAPAASEPASPASEGAVPAAAAPAASEPETPASAVVSGDTRA
- the grxD gene encoding Grx4 family monothiol glutaredoxin, with the translated sequence MTDSNTQQRIEQLVKGHDLVLFMKGDAHFPMCGFSGRAVQILKAVGVDTGALTTVNVLEDEAIRQGIKDYSRWPTIPQLYVKGEFIGGADIMMEMYESGELQQLVGANAA